Proteins from a genomic interval of Dunckerocampus dactyliophorus isolate RoL2022-P2 chromosome 5, RoL_Ddac_1.1, whole genome shotgun sequence:
- the LOC129181721 gene encoding seipin-like, translating to MYEYKVTPPELQRPAAPQRGNATRVSNRERSLGSASSTMGPVLHWVQDVASVTLLKARRTIFQAAVLFCVLGLLLWVSVFLYGSFYYSYMPTVSFSAPVHFYYTSDCDASESALCSFPTANISFMKNDRDQVMAYGQPYRISLELELPESPVNEQLGMFMVKMSCYTRGGKTVSSVGRSTMLHYRSSLLQTMSTFFFSPLLLTGMAEQKQLIEVELFSAYKTNSYEPTIGAVVEIQSKRVQIYSCQLRIHAYFTGVRYVLYNFPLTSAVIGIATNFAFLGVFVLFSYLQFIWGGLWPPDHVRVKVMMGDNTRMQQRKEEVRKRMEKESSQKELDIPRVIGPVTDASDSLANDTVVEQSSKTSFVEVNATEPDDPNAVKEASHDSALPEDKEQTLRQRSVPAKSL from the coding sequence ATGTATGAATATAAAGTGACACCACCCGAGCTGCAGCGGCCAGCAGCGCCACAACGAGGGAACGCCACCCGAGTCAGCAACAGAGAGCGCTCACTGGGGTCAGCATCATCCACGATGGGGCCGGTTCTGCATTGGGTGCAGGATGTAGCATCCGTCACTCTTCTGAAGGCCCGTAGGACCATATTCCAAGCTGCCGTTCTTTTCTGCGTTCTGGGTCTGCTGCTGTGGGTGTCAGTCTTTCTTTACGGTAGTTTCTATTATTCCTACATGCCCACTGTGAGCTTCTCCGCCCCTGTGCACTTCTACTACACCTCTGATTGTGATGCTTCAGAATCAGCGCTTTGCTCGTTCCCAACAGCCAATATCTCCTTTATGAAAAATGACAGGGACCAGGTGATGGCTTATGGGCAACCTTATCGTATATCTTTGGAATTGGAGCTGCCGGAGTCTCCCGTGAATGAACAACTGGGCATGTTCATGGTTAAGATGTCTTGTTACACCAGAGGTGGCAAGACTGTGTCATCTGTTGGACGCTCAACCATGCTGCATTACCGATCCAGTCTTTTGCAGACCATGAGcactttcttcttctctcctctcctcctgACTGGGATGGCTGAACAGAAGCAGCTCATCGAGGTGGAGCTCTTCTCTGCATACAAGACCAACAGTTATGAACCCACCATCGGCGCAGTCGTGGAGATCCAGTCCAAACGTGTGCAGATCTACTCCTGCCAGCTCCGCATCCATGCTTATTTCACTGGCGTGCGCTATGTCCTGTACAACTTCCCCCTGACGTCGGCGGTGATTGGCATCGCCACCAACTTTGCCTTCCTCGGTGTCTTTGTGCTTTTCAGCTACCTGCAGTTCATATGGGGTGGGCTGTGGCCTCCAGATCACGTACGAGTCAAAGTCATGATGGGAGACAACACTCGCATGCAGCAGAGGAAAGAGGAGGTCAGGAAGCGCATGGAGAAAGAGAGCTCCCAAAAAGAGCTTGACATTCCGAGAGTGATTGGACCCGTGACTGATGCATCTGATTCCCTGGCGAATGACACGGTGGTGGAGCAGTCGTCAAAAACGTCCTTTGTAGAAGTGAATGCCACCGAGCCTGATGATCCGAATGCTGTAAAGGAGGCGTCTCATGACTCGGCACTGCCAGAGGATAAAGAACAGACACTCCGACAAAGATCTGTTCCTGCAAAAAGTCTTTAG
- the fnbp4 gene encoding formin-binding protein 4 isoform X1: protein MKRRTRVTGGAVGRRTILQLSPSGPRGGIAGEREEGPSGSDDEQEGEGQRFVREKRANMKPPTVKATEGLSLLGAYEDSDEEDGVESRPTAMTSQHIRSADIDSTLANFMAEIDAITTQPSSDDATGQPTDSASIPPKPEANAQQPGASAGTSAQFEFNTQYSLAGVNVEMGDWQEVWDENSGCYYYWNTVTNEVSWELPSFLANQVQSLAQYANSTSVNGNGTSHTSYYTGANTSAAAPTSTKDTKVKEVMESVVGLTSKEEERCGVAAALLGPLIPIEVKDAEEKWRKRILKGLDENETILDSDGEGVRSAGSPSTPLRDPDSVQTVEKDSATKKMSEENSDTEGGPEEDTMELELTLERKKAELQALEDGDGSAGGSSPCSETSQDASGSRAALKKKRWKAVFPGAPSPDSNSRNSDLPDSTHSVNINMPESMAAEEDREMEDSEQKPDLNAPPKDEVETPELKFQIGELANTLTNKMEFLGINKKAVSNFQFLLLQTETRIADWREGALNGVYLRRRLQEAAEHIKYYELNATPKGWSCHWDREHRRYFYVNDLTNASQWEFPTEEAKGDDLKRSHTSQDDNKASAPNGGSTAPSVRAPVAPPAAPPSNASLWSPSQPPLPDSPPPPPEDPPLPPLPPGSPPPPPPPPDSDSEIMEVEMEMDDDDDEPPAPGTEDNGTGWPPSANTGLKVLESSGVLGKGQKRKAGQLNKAIIGSSPILYTQSIATAAPVITAPVYWGVPAVAAPMIPCEPPLPPIPTLPPQPPLPPPQPHFEPPVSKVAPVEKIKKPKKDKKTKTKMPSLVKKWQSIQKELEEEEKSSSSDEDRDQLNKKSIEDWKQQQLLTGKASKNANFEALPDDWRDRLKKRKLNST from the exons ATGAAGAGGAGGACTCGCGTTACAGGAGGAGCAGTTGGTCGGAGAACAATTTTACAACTCTCTCCTTCGGGGCCCCGCGGTGGGAttgctggggagagggaagaaGGACCCTCAGGATCTGATG acgAGCAGGAAGGAGAGGGACAAAGATTCGTGAGAGAGAAACGCGCCAACATGAAGCCTCCCACAGTGAAAGCCACCG AGGGACTGTCTTTGCTTGGAGCCTATGAAGATAGCGATGAAGAGGACGGTGTCGAGTCTCGACCAACTGCTATGACCTCTCAACATATTCGCTCTGCGGATATTGATAGTACATTAGCGAATTTCATGGCT GAAATTGATGCTATCACCACTCAGCCAAGTTCAGATGATGCAACGGGTCAGCCTACAGACTCGGCTAGTATCCCACCCAAACCAGAGGCTAATGCTCAGCAGCCAGGTGCCAGTGCGGGAACAAGTGCACAGTTCGAGTTCAATACTCAGTACTCCTTAGCTGGAG tgaatGTGGAAATGGGGGACTGGCAAGAAGTATGGGACGAGAACTCTGGCTGCTATTATTACTGGAACACTGTGACCAATGAGGTCTCCTGGGAACTGCCCAGCTTTTTAGCTAATCAAGTGCAAAGCCTGGCTCAGTATGCAAACAG CACGAGTGTAAATGGCAATGGCACATCCCATACATCTTATTACACTGGTGCAAATACATCTGCTGCAGCTCCAACATCTACTAAAGACACTAAGGTCAAG GAGGTCATGGAGAGTGTTGTAGGCCTCACAAGCAAAGAAGAGGAGCGCTGTGGAGTGGCTGCAGCTCTGCTCGGTCCCTTAATCCCCATAGAGGTGAAAGACGCAGaggagaaatggagaaaaagaaTCCTTAAAGGTTTGGACGAGAACGAGACGATTTTGGATTCCGACGGAGAGGGTGTTCGCTCTGCCGGATCCCCCTCGACTCCTTTGCGTGACCCGGACTCTGTCCAAACTGTGGAGAAAGACTCTGCCACAAAGAAGATGTCAGAGGAGAACTCTGACACCGAAGGGGGACCAGAGGAGGACACAATGGAGCTGGAACTGACTTTGGAGAGGAAAAAG GCTGAGCTCCAGGCACTAGAGGATGGTGATGGAAGTGCTGGAGGCTCCAGTCCTTGTTCTGAGACAAGCCAAGATGCTTCTGGTTCTCGTGCTGCCCTTAAGAAGAAACGGTGGAAAGCAGTCTTTCCCGGTGCTCCAAGTCCAGATTCAAACAGTCGAAACTCAGACCTTCCGGACAGCACACACTCAG TAAACATCAACATGCCAGAGAGCATGGCAGCAGAAGAGGACAGGGAGATGGAGGACTCTGAGCAGAAACCAGATTTAAATGCTCCACCTAAAGATGAGGTAGAGACACCTGAGCTCAAG TTTCAGATTGGAGAACTGGCTAACACATTAACCAACAAAATGGAGTTCCTGGGCATAAACAAAAAGGCTGTCTCGAACTTTCAGTTTCTTCTTCTGCAAACCGAG aCACGGATCGCTGACTGGAGGGAGGGCGCTCTGAATGGGGTCTATCTTCGCCGCAGGCTACAGGAAGCTGCCGAACACATAAAATATTATGAACTTAACGCCACCCCTAAAGGCTGGTCCTGCCACTGGGACAG AGAGCACAGGCGATATTTTTATGTCAACGACCTGACGAATGCTTCCCAGTGGGAGTTCCCGACAGAAGAGGCAAAGGGGGATGACTTGAAAAGAAGCCACACTAGCCAGGACGATAACAAGGCATCGGCACCCAATGGCGGGTCCACAG cacCATCTGTTCGTGCCCCTGTTGCCCCACCAGCAGCCCCTCCGTCCAACGCATCTTTGTGGTCCCCATCTCAACCCCCGCTTCCTGATAGCCCACCCCCGCCCCCCGAAGACCCGCCACTTCCACCTCTCCCCCCTGGTTCGCCACCTCCACCGCCACCTCCACCTGACAGTGATAGTGAGATCATGGAGGTGGAAATGGAGATGGATGACGACGATGACGAGCCCCCAGCCCCTGGAACAGAGGACAATGGCACTGGGTGGCCTCCTTCGGCCAATACAGGGCTTAAG GTGTTGGAATCTTCAGGTGTACTGGGAAAAGGTCAGAAACGCAAGGCTGGCCAGctgaataaagccataattggGAGCAGTCCCATTCTATACACACAGTCTATTGCCACTGCAG CGCCGGTCATAACTGCACCAGTCTACTGGGGTGTGCCGGCTGTCGCTGCACCTATGATCCCCTGCGAGCCTCCCCTTCCACCCATTCCCACTCTGCCCCCACAACCACCTCTGCCACCTCCCCAGCCACACTTTGAACCCCCGGTTTCTAAAGTGGCACCTGTAGAAAAGATCAAGAAACCCAAGAAGGATAAG AAGACAAAGACCAAAATGCCCTCCCTGGTGAAGAAGTGGCAGAGTATACAGAAAgaactggaggaggaggagaagagcaGCTCCAGTGATGAGGACAGAGACCAGCTCAACAAGAAGAGTATAGAAGACtggaagcagcagcagctcttgAC CGGAAAAGCGTCAAAGAATGCCAACTTTGAGGCACTTCCTGATGATTGGCGAGACCGACTGAAGAAAAGGAAGCTGAACAGCACGTAA
- the fnbp4 gene encoding formin-binding protein 4 isoform X3: MKRRTRVTGGAVGRRTILQLSPSGPRGGIAGEREEGPSGSDDEQEGEGQRFVREKRANMKPPTVKATEGLSLLGAYEDSDEEDGVESRPTAMTSQHIRSADIDSTLANFMAEIDAITTQPSSDDATGQPTDSASIPPKPEANAQQPGASAGTSAQFEFNTQYSLAGVNVEMGDWQEVWDENSGCYYYWNTVTNEVSWELPSFLANQVQSLAQYANSTSVNGNGTSHTSYYTGANTSAAAPTSTKDTKVKEVMESVVGLTSKEEERCGVAAALLGPLIPIEVKDAEEKWRKRILKGLDENETILDSDGEGVRSAGSPSTPLRDPDSVQTVEKDSATKKMSEENSDTEGGPEEDTMELELTLERKKAELQALEDGDGSAGGSSPCSETSQDASGSRAALKKKRWKAVFPGAPSPDSNSRNSDLPDSTHSESMAAEEDREMEDSEQKPDLNAPPKDEVETPELKFQIGELANTLTNKMEFLGINKKAVSNFQFLLLQTETRIADWREGALNGVYLRRRLQEAAEHIKYYELNATPKGWSCHWDREHRRYFYVNDLTNASQWEFPTEEAKGDDLKRSHTSQDDNKASAPNGGSTAPSVRAPVAPPAAPPSNASLWSPSQPPLPDSPPPPPEDPPLPPLPPGSPPPPPPPPDSDSEIMEVEMEMDDDDDEPPAPGTEDNGTGWPPSANTGLKVLESSGVLGKGQKRKAGQLNKAIIGSSPILYTQSIATAAPVITAPVYWGVPAVAAPMIPCEPPLPPIPTLPPQPPLPPPQPHFEPPVSKVAPVEKIKKPKKDKKTKTKMPSLVKKWQSIQKELEEEEKSSSSDEDRDQLNKKSIEDWKQQQLLTGKASKNANFEALPDDWRDRLKKRKLNST; this comes from the exons ATGAAGAGGAGGACTCGCGTTACAGGAGGAGCAGTTGGTCGGAGAACAATTTTACAACTCTCTCCTTCGGGGCCCCGCGGTGGGAttgctggggagagggaagaaGGACCCTCAGGATCTGATG acgAGCAGGAAGGAGAGGGACAAAGATTCGTGAGAGAGAAACGCGCCAACATGAAGCCTCCCACAGTGAAAGCCACCG AGGGACTGTCTTTGCTTGGAGCCTATGAAGATAGCGATGAAGAGGACGGTGTCGAGTCTCGACCAACTGCTATGACCTCTCAACATATTCGCTCTGCGGATATTGATAGTACATTAGCGAATTTCATGGCT GAAATTGATGCTATCACCACTCAGCCAAGTTCAGATGATGCAACGGGTCAGCCTACAGACTCGGCTAGTATCCCACCCAAACCAGAGGCTAATGCTCAGCAGCCAGGTGCCAGTGCGGGAACAAGTGCACAGTTCGAGTTCAATACTCAGTACTCCTTAGCTGGAG tgaatGTGGAAATGGGGGACTGGCAAGAAGTATGGGACGAGAACTCTGGCTGCTATTATTACTGGAACACTGTGACCAATGAGGTCTCCTGGGAACTGCCCAGCTTTTTAGCTAATCAAGTGCAAAGCCTGGCTCAGTATGCAAACAG CACGAGTGTAAATGGCAATGGCACATCCCATACATCTTATTACACTGGTGCAAATACATCTGCTGCAGCTCCAACATCTACTAAAGACACTAAGGTCAAG GAGGTCATGGAGAGTGTTGTAGGCCTCACAAGCAAAGAAGAGGAGCGCTGTGGAGTGGCTGCAGCTCTGCTCGGTCCCTTAATCCCCATAGAGGTGAAAGACGCAGaggagaaatggagaaaaagaaTCCTTAAAGGTTTGGACGAGAACGAGACGATTTTGGATTCCGACGGAGAGGGTGTTCGCTCTGCCGGATCCCCCTCGACTCCTTTGCGTGACCCGGACTCTGTCCAAACTGTGGAGAAAGACTCTGCCACAAAGAAGATGTCAGAGGAGAACTCTGACACCGAAGGGGGACCAGAGGAGGACACAATGGAGCTGGAACTGACTTTGGAGAGGAAAAAG GCTGAGCTCCAGGCACTAGAGGATGGTGATGGAAGTGCTGGAGGCTCCAGTCCTTGTTCTGAGACAAGCCAAGATGCTTCTGGTTCTCGTGCTGCCCTTAAGAAGAAACGGTGGAAAGCAGTCTTTCCCGGTGCTCCAAGTCCAGATTCAAACAGTCGAAACTCAGACCTTCCGGACAGCACACACTCAG AGAGCATGGCAGCAGAAGAGGACAGGGAGATGGAGGACTCTGAGCAGAAACCAGATTTAAATGCTCCACCTAAAGATGAGGTAGAGACACCTGAGCTCAAG TTTCAGATTGGAGAACTGGCTAACACATTAACCAACAAAATGGAGTTCCTGGGCATAAACAAAAAGGCTGTCTCGAACTTTCAGTTTCTTCTTCTGCAAACCGAG aCACGGATCGCTGACTGGAGGGAGGGCGCTCTGAATGGGGTCTATCTTCGCCGCAGGCTACAGGAAGCTGCCGAACACATAAAATATTATGAACTTAACGCCACCCCTAAAGGCTGGTCCTGCCACTGGGACAG AGAGCACAGGCGATATTTTTATGTCAACGACCTGACGAATGCTTCCCAGTGGGAGTTCCCGACAGAAGAGGCAAAGGGGGATGACTTGAAAAGAAGCCACACTAGCCAGGACGATAACAAGGCATCGGCACCCAATGGCGGGTCCACAG cacCATCTGTTCGTGCCCCTGTTGCCCCACCAGCAGCCCCTCCGTCCAACGCATCTTTGTGGTCCCCATCTCAACCCCCGCTTCCTGATAGCCCACCCCCGCCCCCCGAAGACCCGCCACTTCCACCTCTCCCCCCTGGTTCGCCACCTCCACCGCCACCTCCACCTGACAGTGATAGTGAGATCATGGAGGTGGAAATGGAGATGGATGACGACGATGACGAGCCCCCAGCCCCTGGAACAGAGGACAATGGCACTGGGTGGCCTCCTTCGGCCAATACAGGGCTTAAG GTGTTGGAATCTTCAGGTGTACTGGGAAAAGGTCAGAAACGCAAGGCTGGCCAGctgaataaagccataattggGAGCAGTCCCATTCTATACACACAGTCTATTGCCACTGCAG CGCCGGTCATAACTGCACCAGTCTACTGGGGTGTGCCGGCTGTCGCTGCACCTATGATCCCCTGCGAGCCTCCCCTTCCACCCATTCCCACTCTGCCCCCACAACCACCTCTGCCACCTCCCCAGCCACACTTTGAACCCCCGGTTTCTAAAGTGGCACCTGTAGAAAAGATCAAGAAACCCAAGAAGGATAAG AAGACAAAGACCAAAATGCCCTCCCTGGTGAAGAAGTGGCAGAGTATACAGAAAgaactggaggaggaggagaagagcaGCTCCAGTGATGAGGACAGAGACCAGCTCAACAAGAAGAGTATAGAAGACtggaagcagcagcagctcttgAC CGGAAAAGCGTCAAAGAATGCCAACTTTGAGGCACTTCCTGATGATTGGCGAGACCGACTGAAGAAAAGGAAGCTGAACAGCACGTAA
- the fnbp4 gene encoding formin-binding protein 4 isoform X2 produces MKRRTRVTGGAVGRRTILQLSPSGPRGGIAGEREEGPSGSDDEQEGEGQRFVREKRANMKPPTVKATEGLSLLGAYEDSDEEDGVESRPTAMTSQHIRSADIDSTLANFMAEIDAITTQPSSDDATGQPTDSASIPPKPEANAQQPGASAGTSAQFEFNTQYSLAGVNVEMGDWQEVWDENSGCYYYWNTVTNEVSWELPSFLANQVQSLAQYANSTSVNGNGTSHTSYYTGANTSAAAPTSTKDTKEVMESVVGLTSKEEERCGVAAALLGPLIPIEVKDAEEKWRKRILKGLDENETILDSDGEGVRSAGSPSTPLRDPDSVQTVEKDSATKKMSEENSDTEGGPEEDTMELELTLERKKAELQALEDGDGSAGGSSPCSETSQDASGSRAALKKKRWKAVFPGAPSPDSNSRNSDLPDSTHSVNINMPESMAAEEDREMEDSEQKPDLNAPPKDEVETPELKFQIGELANTLTNKMEFLGINKKAVSNFQFLLLQTETRIADWREGALNGVYLRRRLQEAAEHIKYYELNATPKGWSCHWDREHRRYFYVNDLTNASQWEFPTEEAKGDDLKRSHTSQDDNKASAPNGGSTAPSVRAPVAPPAAPPSNASLWSPSQPPLPDSPPPPPEDPPLPPLPPGSPPPPPPPPDSDSEIMEVEMEMDDDDDEPPAPGTEDNGTGWPPSANTGLKVLESSGVLGKGQKRKAGQLNKAIIGSSPILYTQSIATAAPVITAPVYWGVPAVAAPMIPCEPPLPPIPTLPPQPPLPPPQPHFEPPVSKVAPVEKIKKPKKDKKTKTKMPSLVKKWQSIQKELEEEEKSSSSDEDRDQLNKKSIEDWKQQQLLTGKASKNANFEALPDDWRDRLKKRKLNST; encoded by the exons ATGAAGAGGAGGACTCGCGTTACAGGAGGAGCAGTTGGTCGGAGAACAATTTTACAACTCTCTCCTTCGGGGCCCCGCGGTGGGAttgctggggagagggaagaaGGACCCTCAGGATCTGATG acgAGCAGGAAGGAGAGGGACAAAGATTCGTGAGAGAGAAACGCGCCAACATGAAGCCTCCCACAGTGAAAGCCACCG AGGGACTGTCTTTGCTTGGAGCCTATGAAGATAGCGATGAAGAGGACGGTGTCGAGTCTCGACCAACTGCTATGACCTCTCAACATATTCGCTCTGCGGATATTGATAGTACATTAGCGAATTTCATGGCT GAAATTGATGCTATCACCACTCAGCCAAGTTCAGATGATGCAACGGGTCAGCCTACAGACTCGGCTAGTATCCCACCCAAACCAGAGGCTAATGCTCAGCAGCCAGGTGCCAGTGCGGGAACAAGTGCACAGTTCGAGTTCAATACTCAGTACTCCTTAGCTGGAG tgaatGTGGAAATGGGGGACTGGCAAGAAGTATGGGACGAGAACTCTGGCTGCTATTATTACTGGAACACTGTGACCAATGAGGTCTCCTGGGAACTGCCCAGCTTTTTAGCTAATCAAGTGCAAAGCCTGGCTCAGTATGCAAACAG CACGAGTGTAAATGGCAATGGCACATCCCATACATCTTATTACACTGGTGCAAATACATCTGCTGCAGCTCCAACATCTACTAAAGACACTAAG GAGGTCATGGAGAGTGTTGTAGGCCTCACAAGCAAAGAAGAGGAGCGCTGTGGAGTGGCTGCAGCTCTGCTCGGTCCCTTAATCCCCATAGAGGTGAAAGACGCAGaggagaaatggagaaaaagaaTCCTTAAAGGTTTGGACGAGAACGAGACGATTTTGGATTCCGACGGAGAGGGTGTTCGCTCTGCCGGATCCCCCTCGACTCCTTTGCGTGACCCGGACTCTGTCCAAACTGTGGAGAAAGACTCTGCCACAAAGAAGATGTCAGAGGAGAACTCTGACACCGAAGGGGGACCAGAGGAGGACACAATGGAGCTGGAACTGACTTTGGAGAGGAAAAAG GCTGAGCTCCAGGCACTAGAGGATGGTGATGGAAGTGCTGGAGGCTCCAGTCCTTGTTCTGAGACAAGCCAAGATGCTTCTGGTTCTCGTGCTGCCCTTAAGAAGAAACGGTGGAAAGCAGTCTTTCCCGGTGCTCCAAGTCCAGATTCAAACAGTCGAAACTCAGACCTTCCGGACAGCACACACTCAG TAAACATCAACATGCCAGAGAGCATGGCAGCAGAAGAGGACAGGGAGATGGAGGACTCTGAGCAGAAACCAGATTTAAATGCTCCACCTAAAGATGAGGTAGAGACACCTGAGCTCAAG TTTCAGATTGGAGAACTGGCTAACACATTAACCAACAAAATGGAGTTCCTGGGCATAAACAAAAAGGCTGTCTCGAACTTTCAGTTTCTTCTTCTGCAAACCGAG aCACGGATCGCTGACTGGAGGGAGGGCGCTCTGAATGGGGTCTATCTTCGCCGCAGGCTACAGGAAGCTGCCGAACACATAAAATATTATGAACTTAACGCCACCCCTAAAGGCTGGTCCTGCCACTGGGACAG AGAGCACAGGCGATATTTTTATGTCAACGACCTGACGAATGCTTCCCAGTGGGAGTTCCCGACAGAAGAGGCAAAGGGGGATGACTTGAAAAGAAGCCACACTAGCCAGGACGATAACAAGGCATCGGCACCCAATGGCGGGTCCACAG cacCATCTGTTCGTGCCCCTGTTGCCCCACCAGCAGCCCCTCCGTCCAACGCATCTTTGTGGTCCCCATCTCAACCCCCGCTTCCTGATAGCCCACCCCCGCCCCCCGAAGACCCGCCACTTCCACCTCTCCCCCCTGGTTCGCCACCTCCACCGCCACCTCCACCTGACAGTGATAGTGAGATCATGGAGGTGGAAATGGAGATGGATGACGACGATGACGAGCCCCCAGCCCCTGGAACAGAGGACAATGGCACTGGGTGGCCTCCTTCGGCCAATACAGGGCTTAAG GTGTTGGAATCTTCAGGTGTACTGGGAAAAGGTCAGAAACGCAAGGCTGGCCAGctgaataaagccataattggGAGCAGTCCCATTCTATACACACAGTCTATTGCCACTGCAG CGCCGGTCATAACTGCACCAGTCTACTGGGGTGTGCCGGCTGTCGCTGCACCTATGATCCCCTGCGAGCCTCCCCTTCCACCCATTCCCACTCTGCCCCCACAACCACCTCTGCCACCTCCCCAGCCACACTTTGAACCCCCGGTTTCTAAAGTGGCACCTGTAGAAAAGATCAAGAAACCCAAGAAGGATAAG AAGACAAAGACCAAAATGCCCTCCCTGGTGAAGAAGTGGCAGAGTATACAGAAAgaactggaggaggaggagaagagcaGCTCCAGTGATGAGGACAGAGACCAGCTCAACAAGAAGAGTATAGAAGACtggaagcagcagcagctcttgAC CGGAAAAGCGTCAAAGAATGCCAACTTTGAGGCACTTCCTGATGATTGGCGAGACCGACTGAAGAAAAGGAAGCTGAACAGCACGTAA